One genomic region from Verrucomicrobiota bacterium encodes:
- a CDS encoding sulfatase: MKTDSLLHAFLICFALGLIDATAAAPASRPPNIILFVADDHGQDAGCYGNKIIQTPNLDRLAGEGTRYTRAFCTTASCSASRSVILSGLHNHANGQFGHQHSFHHFYTYNSVKSLPVILAENGYRIGRIGKFHVQPEEVYKFQTILGGNPGGARNPVGMAERCREFVSRTDAPFFLYFCTADPHRSGDRREDNPHQPDAFGNGRRYEGVQETAYDSKQIRVPPWLPDTPESRAELAEYYQSVSRVDQGLGRLIEVLKQSGEYDRTILIYTSDNGAAFPGSKTTLYEPGMRLPLVVRNPFATKRGLVSDAMVSWVDLTPTILDFAGIKEVLAPPLVAGNPEVAAPRKQPATRYAFHGRSFAATLEQEKPGGWNEVFASHTFHEITMYYPMRVIRTERYKLILNLAHPLPFPFASDLFDSTTWQAALKSGRGVYGQRRIGDFIQRPRYELYDLETDPHEIRNLADKPEAQAVFKELSEKLKAFQQRTRDPWIVKYEYE; this comes from the coding sequence ATGAAGACCGACTCTCTGCTCCACGCGTTTCTCATCTGCTTTGCCCTGGGCTTGATCGATGCGACGGCGGCGGCGCCCGCGTCGAGGCCGCCGAACATCATTCTGTTCGTGGCCGATGATCACGGACAGGATGCCGGTTGCTACGGAAACAAGATCATTCAGACGCCGAACCTCGATCGCCTGGCCGGCGAAGGCACGCGCTACACGCGGGCGTTTTGCACGACGGCTAGTTGCAGTGCCAGCCGGTCCGTGATTCTGAGCGGCCTGCACAACCACGCCAACGGACAGTTCGGCCACCAACACAGTTTTCACCACTTCTACACCTACAACTCCGTCAAATCACTGCCGGTCATTCTCGCGGAGAACGGGTATCGCATCGGGCGCATTGGCAAGTTCCACGTCCAACCGGAGGAAGTCTATAAGTTCCAGACCATCCTCGGAGGCAATCCGGGCGGCGCGCGCAATCCGGTCGGCATGGCCGAGAGATGCCGCGAGTTCGTCAGCCGCACCGACGCGCCGTTCTTCCTCTACTTTTGCACGGCGGATCCGCATCGCAGCGGCGACCGACGCGAGGATAACCCCCATCAACCCGACGCCTTCGGCAATGGTCGGCGTTACGAGGGTGTCCAGGAAACCGCTTACGATTCGAAGCAGATCCGCGTTCCGCCGTGGCTGCCTGACACGCCGGAGAGTCGCGCCGAACTTGCCGAATATTATCAATCCGTCTCGCGCGTGGACCAGGGCCTCGGCCGATTGATCGAAGTGTTGAAGCAGAGCGGCGAGTACGACCGCACGATCCTCATCTACACTTCAGACAACGGCGCCGCGTTTCCGGGTTCCAAGACGACGCTTTACGAGCCGGGCATGCGGCTGCCGCTGGTGGTTCGCAATCCGTTCGCGACGAAACGCGGCCTCGTCAGCGATGCCATGGTTTCGTGGGTGGACCTGACGCCGACGATTCTGGATTTCGCCGGCATCAAGGAAGTGCTGGCGCCGCCGTTGGTGGCGGGGAATCCGGAGGTCGCAGCACCCCGAAAGCAGCCGGCGACGCGCTACGCCTTTCACGGACGTTCGTTCGCGGCGACGCTCGAACAGGAGAAGCCCGGCGGTTGGAACGAAGTCTTTGCTTCTCACACCTTCCACGAAATCACGATGTACTACCCGATGCGCGTGATCCGCACCGAACGCTACAAGCTCATTCTGAATCTGGCGCATCCGTTGCCGTTCCCTTTTGCCTCGGACCTGTTCGACTCAACGACCTGGCAAGCGGCGCTCAAGAGCGGCCGGGGCGTTTACGGCCAGCGCCGGATTGGAGATTTCATCCAGCGCCCGCGCTACGAGCTTTACGATTTGGAGACCGACCCGCACGAGATTCGAAACCTGGCGGACAAACCCGAAGCCCAGGCCGTGTTCAAGGAACTGAGTGAGAAGCTCAAAGCCTTTCAGCAACGCACCCGCGATCCCTGGATTGTGAAATACGAGTATGAATGA
- a CDS encoding ABC transporter ATP-binding protein has translation MPALLDLEKVTKRYDSPGGEAPLPILKDVRLTVASGDSVAIIGPSGSGKSTLLNIIGTLDKPTDGRVLLEGEDLSALDEDRLAQIRNRQIGFIFQAHHLLPQCSVLENVLVPTLASKDTGIRNTAEGRARQLLQRVGLGERFSHRPGELSGGERQRVAVVRALINQPHLLLADEPTGALDRASAQNLAQLLVELNQETGVALILVTHALDLAHRMRRVFELRDGALQPAASNQ, from the coding sequence ATGCCCGCACTGCTCGACCTCGAAAAGGTCACGAAACGTTACGATTCACCCGGCGGAGAAGCGCCCCTGCCGATTTTGAAGGACGTTCGCCTGACGGTCGCGTCGGGCGACTCGGTCGCGATCATCGGTCCTTCCGGTTCCGGCAAAAGCACGCTGCTCAATATCATCGGCACCCTGGACAAGCCCACGGACGGGCGCGTGCTGCTGGAAGGGGAGGATTTGAGCGCGCTGGATGAGGATCGCCTCGCTCAGATTCGCAACCGCCAGATCGGCTTCATTTTCCAGGCGCATCATTTGCTCCCCCAATGTTCGGTTCTCGAAAACGTGCTCGTGCCCACGCTGGCCAGCAAAGACACCGGAATCCGCAACACCGCCGAGGGTCGCGCGCGCCAACTCCTGCAACGAGTTGGCCTGGGCGAAAGGTTTTCCCATCGGCCTGGAGAACTTTCCGGCGGCGAACGGCAGCGCGTCGCGGTTGTTCGCGCCTTGATCAACCAGCCCCATCTGCTCCTGGCCGACGAACCCACCGGCGCGCTGGATCGGGCCTCCGCCCAAAACTTGGCGCAATTGCTGGTGGAATTGAATCAGGAGACGGGGGTGGCGTTGATCCTGGTGACGCACGCGCTCGACCTGGCTCATCGAATGCGCCGCGTCTTCGAGTTGCGGGACGGCGCCTTGCAGCCCGCGGCAAGTAATCAGTAA
- a CDS encoding sugar kinase: MSVLIVGSTALDSIFTPKGKRPRLLGGSASHASVAASFFSPVHLVGVVGDDFPQAYLNLYRRHGINLEGLQIEPGKTFHWAGEYEVNMNNRRTLKTELGVFEKFSPELPESMRNVRFVLLANIAPSLQHRVLDQMRKPRFVIADTMDLWLNIAKDDLLRLLRRIDALVLNDSEARLLTGDDNVISAVEKIHRLGPRHVIVKKGEHGSFLSSHRGFFLAPAFPLKKLVDPTGAGDSFVGGLIGYLASRPGPIEANLRGAIIYGTAVASFCCEGFGLERTTAINRKAIDQRVKLLERLVRF, encoded by the coding sequence ATGAGCGTCTTGATTGTTGGTTCAACAGCACTGGATTCAATCTTCACTCCCAAAGGGAAACGCCCGCGCTTGTTGGGCGGGTCGGCCAGCCATGCGAGTGTCGCGGCGAGTTTCTTTTCGCCGGTACACCTGGTCGGCGTGGTGGGGGACGACTTCCCACAGGCCTACCTCAATCTCTACCGCCGGCACGGAATCAATCTGGAGGGACTACAGATCGAGCCGGGCAAGACTTTTCACTGGGCCGGGGAATACGAAGTGAACATGAACAACCGCCGGACGTTAAAGACCGAACTCGGCGTCTTCGAGAAATTCAGCCCCGAACTGCCCGAATCGATGCGGAATGTCCGATTCGTGTTGCTCGCGAACATCGCGCCATCCCTCCAGCACCGGGTGCTCGATCAGATGCGCAAGCCCAGGTTTGTCATCGCCGACACCATGGACCTCTGGCTCAACATCGCCAAAGACGACCTGCTCCGGTTGCTGCGCCGGATCGATGCGCTCGTCCTCAACGACAGCGAAGCGCGTTTGCTGACGGGCGATGATAATGTGATTTCCGCCGTCGAAAAGATTCACCGCCTGGGTCCCAGGCACGTGATCGTCAAAAAGGGCGAACACGGCTCGTTCCTGTCGTCACATCGAGGCTTCTTTTTGGCGCCTGCGTTTCCCCTGAAGAAGTTAGTCGATCCCACCGGGGCCGGGGATTCTTTCGTGGGTGGATTGATCGGCTATCTCGCGAGCCGGCCCGGCCCAATCGAAGCCAATCTCCGGGGCGCGATCATCTACGGCACTGCCGTGGCATCGTTTTGCTGCGAAGGTTTCGGCCTCGAGCGCACCACGGCGATCAATCGCAAGGCCATCGACCAGCGGGTGAAGCTCCTCGAAAGACTGGTGCGCTTTTAG
- the thiE gene encoding thiamine phosphate synthase, which translates to MKPLNECFLYTFVDLAYLANRPPETVAERLCQGGSDLIQLRAKNLTEPEVRRVAERILPITSRAGVGLVINDFPELAQSVGAQVCHLGQEDFFEASHVHRSAWPTLRDPLRLGLSSHSPSQANRAVAAGADYVAVGPVFRTGTKPTAEPVTLELVRWAAHNLTLPWFAIGGINLGNLGSVLEAGARRICVVSAILQAPDIADACLQFKRQLDCQPG; encoded by the coding sequence ATGAAGCCCCTAAACGAGTGCTTTCTCTATACCTTCGTCGATCTGGCTTATCTCGCGAATAGGCCTCCGGAGACGGTTGCGGAACGGCTTTGCCAGGGAGGGAGCGATCTGATTCAGCTTCGTGCCAAGAACCTGACCGAGCCTGAGGTGCGCCGGGTCGCGGAGAGAATCCTCCCCATCACAAGCCGCGCCGGAGTTGGGCTTGTAATCAATGACTTTCCTGAACTCGCCCAATCGGTCGGCGCCCAAGTTTGCCATTTGGGCCAGGAAGATTTCTTTGAGGCGAGCCATGTGCATCGCTCCGCCTGGCCAACGCTTCGGGATCCTTTGAGACTTGGCCTTAGCAGCCACTCCCCCAGCCAGGCGAACCGTGCCGTCGCGGCCGGAGCGGACTATGTAGCCGTCGGCCCGGTGTTCCGAACCGGGACCAAACCAACCGCGGAACCGGTGACGTTGGAGCTTGTCCGGTGGGCGGCCCACAATCTGACGTTGCCCTGGTTCGCAATTGGCGGAATCAACCTGGGCAATCTCGGCAGCGTTTTGGAGGCCGGCGCGCGCCGGATTTGTGTCGTGTCCGCGATCCTCCAAGCCCCAGACATTGCGGATGCGTGCCTTCAGTTCAAGCGCCAGCTCGATTGTCAGCCCGGATGA
- the accC gene encoding acetyl-CoA carboxylase biotin carboxylase subunit, with amino-acid sequence MFEKILVANRGEIAVRIIRACKELNIRTVAVYSEADMNSMHVQLADEAICIGKAPSSESYLRIDRIISGAEIADVDAIHPGYGFLSENAHFADVCENCNIRFIGPNSQAMTSLENKAVSRALAKKAGVPVPPGSDGIVENEQEALSTAKRIGYPVMIKAVAGGGGRGMRAAHNDISLVKGYHTARNEAEKAFGNSAVYIEKYIENPHHIEFQILADNRGNIIHLGERDCSIQRRNQKVVEETPSPLVENKHKDLRKRMGKAAIRLAEMAHYTNAGTVEFIVDDHGNFYFLEVNKRIQVEHPITEEVTGIDLIKQQILISMGEPLRLSQSDINIKGHAIECRINAEDPFDDFLPSPGRIEMYYSPGGRGVRLDSHAYAGYVIPPHYDSMIGKLITYGKDRREAMDRMSRALSEYIITGVKTTIPFEQAILQDPNFRRGVYSTNFIDQLLGGARRELIEEKA; translated from the coding sequence ATGTTCGAGAAGATTCTGGTAGCCAACCGCGGGGAGATAGCCGTTCGTATCATTCGTGCCTGCAAGGAATTAAATATCCGCACGGTGGCCGTTTATTCGGAGGCGGATATGAACTCAATGCACGTTCAACTTGCCGATGAAGCCATCTGCATCGGCAAAGCTCCCAGCAGCGAGAGCTATCTTCGAATCGACCGTATCATTAGCGGCGCCGAAATCGCTGATGTCGATGCCATTCACCCGGGATACGGATTCCTTTCCGAGAATGCTCATTTCGCCGACGTTTGCGAGAACTGCAACATCCGGTTCATCGGTCCGAATTCGCAGGCCATGACATCGTTGGAGAACAAAGCCGTGAGCCGTGCCCTGGCGAAAAAGGCTGGCGTGCCTGTTCCGCCTGGTTCGGATGGAATTGTCGAGAACGAGCAAGAGGCCCTCTCCACGGCAAAACGGATTGGCTATCCCGTCATGATCAAAGCAGTTGCCGGGGGAGGCGGACGCGGGATGCGCGCCGCTCACAATGATATTTCCTTGGTAAAAGGGTATCACACCGCCCGGAACGAAGCCGAAAAGGCCTTCGGGAATTCGGCAGTCTATATCGAAAAATACATTGAGAATCCGCACCACATTGAATTCCAAATCCTTGCCGACAACCGCGGCAATATCATTCACCTTGGGGAACGGGATTGCTCGATCCAGAGGAGAAATCAGAAAGTTGTCGAGGAGACCCCTTCGCCGCTCGTGGAGAATAAACACAAAGACCTGCGGAAAAGAATGGGCAAGGCCGCAATCCGCCTCGCCGAAATGGCTCATTACACCAACGCAGGCACGGTCGAGTTCATCGTGGACGACCACGGCAACTTCTACTTCCTGGAGGTCAACAAAAGAATTCAGGTCGAGCATCCCATCACGGAAGAAGTGACGGGGATTGATCTGATCAAGCAACAGATCCTGATCTCGATGGGGGAACCGCTCCGGCTGTCGCAGAGCGATATCAACATCAAGGGCCACGCCATCGAATGCCGAATCAACGCGGAAGACCCGTTCGATGACTTCCTGCCGTCCCCAGGCCGGATTGAAATGTATTACTCGCCAGGGGGCCGAGGCGTGCGCCTCGATAGCCACGCCTACGCCGGCTACGTGATTCCGCCCCACTACGACTCAATGATCGGGAAACTCATCACCTACGGGAAAGATCGCCGGGAGGCTATGGACCGCATGAGCCGGGCGCTGAGTGAGTATATCATTACCGGGGTTAAGACCACGATCCCGTTTGAGCAGGCCATTCTTCAGGATCCCAATTTCCGCCGCGGCGTGTATTCGACGAACTTCATCGATCAACTTCTGGGCGGGGCACGGCGGGAACTTATCGAGGAGAAGGCGTAG
- the accB gene encoding acetyl-CoA carboxylase biotin carboxyl carrier protein, with amino-acid sequence MDLKDIKAIIDLMKKNSISEFELEKQDFKIRLKRGSNGLPQASGMDENPVVALPGVQSQPAPISLLPVGSQSSQPTSELEIKSPMVGTFYRAPSPESANYVEVGTEVNQDSIVCIIEAMKVMNEIKAEAKGVITQVLVDNAKPVEFGQALFKIRPT; translated from the coding sequence GTGGACCTGAAAGACATTAAGGCTATCATTGACTTGATGAAAAAGAATTCCATCTCGGAATTCGAGCTCGAAAAACAGGACTTCAAGATCAGACTGAAGCGCGGGTCGAACGGTCTCCCTCAGGCATCCGGAATGGACGAGAATCCCGTCGTGGCGCTCCCGGGTGTCCAGTCCCAGCCCGCCCCGATTTCGTTGCTTCCCGTCGGTTCTCAATCAAGTCAACCAACCTCTGAACTCGAGATCAAGTCGCCCATGGTCGGGACATTCTACCGAGCGCCTTCCCCGGAGTCGGCCAACTACGTTGAAGTTGGCACCGAGGTTAATCAGGACAGCATCGTTTGTATCATTGAGGCGATGAAAGTCATGAACGAGATCAAGGCCGAGGCCAAAGGTGTGATTACGCAGGTGCTGGTGGATAATGCAAAGCCAGTTGAGTTCGGGCAGGCTCTGTTCAAGATTCGCCCAACCTAG